One segment of Ricinus communis isolate WT05 ecotype wild-type chromosome 8, ASM1957865v1, whole genome shotgun sequence DNA contains the following:
- the LOC8275253 gene encoding histone H2B, with product MAPKQEKKPAEKKPVAEKAPAEKKPRAEKKLPKEGPGAGADKKKKRAKKSIETYKIYIFKVLKQVHPDIGISSKAMGIMNSFINDIFEKLAQEAARLARYNKKPTITSREIQTAVRLVLPGELAKHAVSEGTKAVTKFTSS from the coding sequence ATGGCACCAAAACAAGAGAAAAAGCCAGCAGAGAAGAAACCGGTGGCGGAGAAAGCTCCGGCCGAGAAGAAGCCAAGAGCGGAAAAGAAGCTGCCGAAAGAAGGCCCTGGCGCCGGCGCagacaagaaaaagaagcgtGCAAAGAAGAGCATTGAGACTTACAAGATTTACATATTCAAGGTGTTGAAGCAAGTGCACCCTGATATTGGGATATCAAGCAAAGCAATGGGAATCATGAACAGTTttataaatgatatatttgAGAAACTGGCGCAAGAAGCAGCAAGACTTGCTAGGTATAACAAGAAACCCACTATTACTTCAAGGGAGATTCAAACTGCTGTTAGATTGGTGTTGCCTGGTGAACTTGCTAAGCATGCTGTCTCTGAGGGTACTAAAGCAGTAACTAAGTTTACTAGTTCCTAG
- the LOC8275251 gene encoding protein SENSITIVE TO PROTON RHIZOTOXICITY 2, translated as MIAGLSSRNFSNHHQQQHHHVLQVYPAASDDIVSTSLEASSSSEIGHANSLLYSLSVVKDKVNQVQSLVSILTSPDHHHQSYQQQNPEPNSIANLGTIIQEIIVTASSMMFTCQQMAIGSSNSINNNASELHQPAPPQPKVAAPQENVLLPPNSQDHQRGQSFFASENFDWYDNNNYSNNSCNGTENNQTASGMHNVISINTNKVERKELSENFSEVLQEGNNKSIKSYDIIELDASYLLAKYTHYCQVCGKGFKRDANLRMHMRAHGDEYKTSAALSNPMKNINTSAIGDSSEDSVMKLPRKYSCPQEGCRWNQKHAKFQPLKSMICVKNHYKRSHCPKMYVCKRCNRKQFSVLSDLRTHEKHCGDLKWLCCCGTTFSRKDKLMGHVALFVGHTPAITSFNNPAKVESHQMQLDDRG; from the exons ATGATTGCAGGGTTGTCTTCTCGTAATTTCTCTAATCATCATCAGCAGCAGCATCATCATGTATTGCAAGTTTATCCTGCTGCAAGTGATGATATTGTTTCAACTTCTCTTGAAGCAAGTTCAAGTTCAGAAATAGGACACGCGAATTCTCTTCTTTATAGTCTCTCAGTTGTTAAAGACAAAGTTAATCAAGTGCAATCACTAGTTAGCATCCTTACCTCACCagatcatcatcatcaaagcTACCAGCAGCAAAATCCTGAGCCAAATTCAATAGCTAACCTCGGCACCATTATTCAAGAAATCATTGTCACTGCATCTTCAATGATGTTCACTTGCCAACAGATGGCGATCGGTTCGAGTAATTCAATTAACAACAACGCCAGTGAATTGCACCAGCCTGCTCCACCACAGCCCAAGGTTGCTGCACCTCAAGAGAATGTGTTATTACCGCCAAACAGCCAAGATCATCAAAGAGGGCAAAGCTTCTTCGCTAGCGAAAACTTTGATTGGTACGATAATAACAACTATAGCAATAACAGTTGTAATGGTACTGAAAACAATCAAACTGCTTCAGGTATGCATAATGTTATCAGTATAAACACTAATAAGGTTGAAAGGAAAGAGCTGTCTGAAAATTTTTCTGAAGTACTGCAAGAAGGGaataataaatcaatcaaGAGTTATGACATAATTGAATTGGATGCATCATATTTGTTAGCCAAATATACTCATTATTGTCAAGTTTGTGGAAAAGGGTTTAAGCGAGATGCAAATTTGAGGATGCATATGAGAGCTCATGGCGATGAATATAAGACTAGTGCTGCTTTGAGCAATCCAATGAAGAATATTAACACAAGTGCAATTGGAGATAGTAGTGAGGATTCTGTAATGAAATTGCCGAGAAAATATTCATGTCCGCAAGAAGGGTGCAGGTGGAATCAGAAACATGCAAAATTCCAGCCACTGAAATCAATGATTTGCGTAAAGAATCATTACAAGAGAAGTCACTGTCCTAAGATGTATGTTTGCAAGAGGTGCAACAGGAAGCAATTCTCTGTGTTGTCTGATCTCAGAACTCATGAAAAACATTGTGGAGATCTTAAATGGCTGTGTTGTTGTGGAACTACATTTTCTAGAAAAGACAAGCTTATGGGTCATGTTGCTTTGTTTGTCGGACATACTCCTGCAATTACTTCTTTCAACAATCCTGCAAAAGTGGAGAGCCACCAAATGCAACTTGATGATAG GGGTTGA